The DNA sequence GCTCCGGCAGGATCACGATACGGGTCCTGCGGTTGGCTGCGCGGCCTTCCCCGGTATCATTCGTGGCAACCGGGACGTATTCACTGCGTCCGGCGGCGGTCATGCGTGCCGGGGGAATTCCGTATTCGGTTTGCAATACCCTTACGATCGTGGTTGCCCGTTTCACGCTAAGATCCCAGTTATCCAGCAGTACACCCTGATGATACGGCACATTATCGGTATGGCCTTCTACCATAAATTCGATATGCGGCTGGTTGGCGAGTACTTTTGCCACCTTGCCAAGCACTTCGGGCGCCCGGCCGGTCAGCTTGTAATCCCCGCTTTTGAACAGCAGTTTATCGGAAATATCAATATAAACAACGCCTTTATCCACTTTAATGTTGATATCCTGGTCATCAAGGTTGCCAATGGCGCCCTTCAAATTCATCACCAGGTTCATGGTAAGCGAATCTTTGCGGGAAATCGCCGACTGAAGGTCCCTGATATAGGCATCTTTGCCGCTGATGTTTTCGAGCGATTTCTGAATACTTTCCGCCTGGGAATTGGATATGACAGACATCCTTTCAAGCTGATCGACCATCCGGTCATTGCTGATCTTCTTTTCCGTCAGATCCTGCTGAAGGCTTCCGATCTGGCGTTTATATGCCTCCGAAGAATCCTCACAGGCGGCCAGGTCATTTTGCAGCGCCCGGTAAGCGCTGTCCAGGCTGGAATACCTGTTTTCCGCCTGCAGCAGCTTTTTCTTGGCTCCGCAGGACGAAAGCGTGCTAACGCCCACGGCCATCGCTAATAAATACACTAATTTCATGATTTGCTCTCCTTTCTGTTATAGTCAAATTCTCTCGCCTGCCGGGTTGAACCAAATCAAGGCCCGGGCAGGACTGTCGCACCTGGCCACTTGCAATAACCGTGCAAATTGACGGACTACCGGTAGTGCATGAGAGCGGCAAAGCTGGAAATAGCGCGCGTCCCCATGAACGGAAAAAAGAAACTT is a window from the Anseongella ginsenosidimutans genome containing:
- a CDS encoding OmpA/MotB family protein, coding for MKLVYLLAMAVGVSTLSSCGAKKKLLQAENRYSSLDSAYRALQNDLAACEDSSEAYKRQIGSLQQDLTEKKISNDRMVDQLERMSVISNSQAESIQKSLENISGKDAYIRDLQSAISRKDSLTMNLVMNLKGAIGNLDDQDINIKVDKGVVYIDISDKLLFKSGDYKLTGRAPEVLGKVAKVLANQPHIEFMVEGHTDNVPYHQGVLLDNWDLSVKRATTIVRVLQTEYGIPPARMTAAGRSEYVPVATNDTGEGRAANRRTRIVILPELDQFFKLLERS